In Pseudomonas rhizosphaerae, one DNA window encodes the following:
- a CDS encoding MetQ/NlpA family ABC transporter substrate-binding protein, with the protein MLKPTLLLALTLLTGLAHAADDKPLIVGTTAAFAIPLETAVEEAKKQGLTVKLVEFTDWIAPNVSLAAGDIDVNYFQHKPFLENANTQAGTDLVPYAPGIINNVGLYSKRYKSVDELPKGASVAIANDPISSGRGLQLLAKAGLITLKPGVGYKATEDDILTNPKGIKILQVEAVQLVRAYDDADLVQGYPAYIRLAKTFDAGSALLFDGLDHPEYVIQFVIKPERKDDPRLAKFVDIYQHSPVVRASLDKINGKLYQVGWKE; encoded by the coding sequence ATGCTCAAACCCACCCTGCTACTCGCCCTTACCCTCCTCACCGGCCTGGCCCACGCTGCGGATGACAAACCCCTGATCGTCGGCACCACCGCCGCCTTCGCCATCCCCCTGGAAACCGCCGTGGAGGAAGCCAAGAAACAGGGCCTGACCGTCAAGCTGGTGGAATTCACCGACTGGATCGCACCCAACGTCAGCCTGGCCGCCGGCGACATCGACGTGAACTACTTTCAGCACAAACCGTTCCTGGAAAACGCCAATACTCAGGCCGGCACCGACCTGGTGCCCTACGCGCCGGGCATCATCAACAACGTCGGGCTGTATTCCAAGCGCTACAAGAGCGTCGACGAGCTGCCAAAGGGCGCCAGCGTGGCCATCGCCAACGACCCGATCAGCAGTGGCCGTGGCCTGCAACTGCTGGCCAAGGCCGGCTTGATCACCCTCAAGCCGGGGGTTGGCTACAAAGCCACCGAAGACGACATCCTCACCAACCCCAAGGGCATCAAGATTCTTCAGGTCGAAGCGGTGCAACTGGTGCGCGCCTACGACGACGCCGACCTGGTGCAGGGCTACCCGGCCTACATCCGCCTGGCCAAGACCTTCGATGCCGGCTCGGCCTTGCTGTTCGACGGCCTCGACCATCCCGAGTACGTGATCCAGTTCGTGATCAAGCCCGAGCGCAAGGATGATCCGCGCCTAGCCAAGTTCGTGGATATCTACCAACACTCGCCGGTCGTGCGCGCCTCGCTCGACAAGATCAACGGCAAGCTCTACCAAGTCGGCTGGAAGGAGTGA
- a CDS encoding sigma 54-interacting transcriptional regulator gives MTAYHDTFGQPLLTFPDADKSPLSIRAKALVFVDPRSRRLREELERLAPKALPVLIHGESGTGKELLARHIHRASDRGGLFVSVNCGAISPTYADAELFGYSAGAHSGTASSRAGWFGSANGGTLYLDEIADLPLAIQTKLLAALETHEVTRVGAAQPNPVDVRLVAASSIDLAQAVAAGKFNERLYAYLGEGRLTLPPLRERIGDILALAEYFLGIYSHRLNLAVPLISTHAQQVLERHDWPGNTRELENVIHFALLVSSGDEILPEHLNLPVATDTLGHLEQQLAQAVEHVEPAALARLLTRHLERLHKKA, from the coding sequence ATGACTGCATACCACGACACCTTCGGCCAGCCGCTGCTGACCTTTCCCGACGCCGACAAAAGCCCGCTGAGCATTCGTGCCAAGGCACTGGTATTCGTCGACCCGCGTTCGCGGCGCTTGCGCGAAGAGCTCGAAAGGCTGGCGCCCAAGGCGTTGCCGGTGCTGATCCATGGCGAGAGCGGGACCGGCAAGGAGCTGCTCGCCCGGCACATCCATCGGGCCAGTGATCGCGGCGGGCTGTTCGTTTCGGTCAACTGCGGTGCGATCAGCCCGACCTACGCCGACGCCGAACTGTTCGGCTACAGCGCAGGCGCCCACAGTGGTACGGCCAGCAGCCGGGCCGGCTGGTTCGGCTCGGCGAACGGAGGCACGCTGTACCTGGACGAGATCGCCGACCTGCCGCTGGCCATCCAGACCAAGTTGCTCGCGGCACTGGAAACCCACGAAGTCACGCGCGTCGGCGCGGCCCAGCCCAATCCGGTGGACGTGCGCCTGGTGGCCGCGTCGAGCATCGATCTGGCCCAGGCCGTGGCGGCCGGCAAATTCAACGAGCGCTTGTATGCTTACCTGGGCGAAGGCCGTTTGACCCTGCCGCCGCTGCGCGAGCGCATCGGCGACATTCTGGCCCTGGCCGAATATTTCCTGGGCATCTACAGCCATCGCCTGAACCTGGCGGTGCCGCTGATCAGCACTCATGCGCAGCAGGTGCTGGAGCGACACGACTGGCCCGGCAACACCCGCGAGCTGGAAAACGTCATCCATTTTGCCCTGCTGGTGAGCAGTGGTGACGAAATACTCCCCGAGCACCTCAATCTTCCTGTGGCGACGGACACACTGGGGCACCTCGAGCAGCAGCTGGCGCAGGCCGTCGAGCACGTCGAGCCTGCGGCATTGGCAAGGCTGCTGACCCGCCACCTAGAGCGTTTGCACAAAAAGGCATAA
- a CDS encoding MetQ/NlpA family ABC transporter substrate-binding protein, whose amino-acid sequence MKKALLFTALAASLSFGLANAADKLVIAATPVPHAEILELIKPTLAKEGVELDIKVFTDYVQPNVQVNEKRLDANYFQTLPYLESFNKGKGTNLVTVIGVHVEPFGGYSKKVKALSELKDGATVAIPNEGSNSGRALILLQKAGLITLKDPSNALATPKDIASNPKNLKFKELESAMLPRVLDQVDLDMINTNYALEAGLNPAKDALVIEGSDSPYVNFLVARPDNKDSPAMQKLAKALTSPEVKAFIEKKYSGAVLPAF is encoded by the coding sequence ATGAAGAAGGCTTTGCTGTTCACCGCTCTGGCGGCCTCCCTGTCTTTCGGCCTGGCCAACGCGGCAGACAAACTCGTGATCGCGGCCACGCCGGTTCCCCACGCCGAGATCCTCGAACTGATCAAGCCGACCCTGGCAAAAGAAGGCGTCGAGCTGGACATCAAGGTCTTCACCGACTACGTGCAACCCAACGTGCAGGTCAACGAGAAGCGTCTGGACGCCAACTACTTCCAGACCCTGCCGTACCTGGAAAGCTTCAACAAGGGCAAGGGCACCAACCTGGTCACCGTGATCGGCGTGCACGTCGAGCCCTTCGGCGGTTACTCCAAGAAGGTCAAAGCGCTGAGCGAACTCAAGGACGGCGCAACCGTGGCCATCCCCAACGAAGGTAGCAACAGCGGCCGTGCGTTGATCCTGCTGCAGAAAGCCGGCCTGATTACCCTGAAGGACCCGAGCAACGCTCTGGCCACTCCAAAGGACATCGCCAGCAACCCCAAGAACCTCAAGTTCAAGGAGCTGGAATCGGCCATGCTGCCGCGCGTGCTGGATCAGGTCGACCTGGACATGATCAACACCAACTACGCACTGGAAGCAGGCCTGAACCCAGCCAAGGATGCCTTGGTCATCGAAGGTTCGGATTCGCCTTACGTGAACTTCCTGGTGGCCCGTCCGGACAACAAGGACAGCCCGGCCATGCAGAAACTGGCCAAGGCGCTGACCAGCCCCGAAGTGAAGGCATTCATCGAGAAGAAGTACAGCGGCGCGGTATTGCCAGCGTTCTGA
- a CDS encoding methionine ABC transporter permease, producing MWFDRLLQGALDTLLMVGVSSLIALPVGVVMAVVLVTSDRGGIYQAPALNRVLGAFVNLFRSVPFLILMVALIPFTRLIVGTTYGVWAAVVPLTIAATPFFARIAEVSLREVDHGLIEAAQAMGCRRWHIIWHVLLPEARPGIVAGFTITVVTMINSSAMAGAIGAGGLGDIAYRYGYQRFDSQIMLTVIVLLVALVTLIQFSGDRLARVLNKR from the coding sequence ATGTGGTTTGACCGTTTGCTGCAGGGCGCCCTCGACACCTTGTTGATGGTAGGGGTTTCGTCGTTGATCGCGTTGCCGGTGGGGGTCGTGATGGCGGTGGTGCTGGTCACCAGCGACCGTGGCGGCATCTATCAGGCACCGGCGCTGAACCGGGTGCTGGGCGCGTTCGTCAACCTGTTCAGGTCGGTGCCGTTTCTGATCCTGATGGTGGCGTTGATCCCGTTCACTCGGTTGATCGTAGGGACCACCTATGGGGTGTGGGCGGCGGTGGTGCCGTTGACTATCGCTGCGACGCCGTTCTTCGCGCGCATCGCCGAGGTCAGTTTGCGTGAGGTCGACCATGGCCTGATCGAAGCCGCGCAGGCAATGGGTTGCCGACGCTGGCACATCATCTGGCATGTATTGCTGCCCGAGGCGCGGCCCGGCATCGTCGCCGGTTTCACCATCACCGTGGTGACCATGATCAACTCATCGGCCATGGCCGGCGCCATCGGTGCCGGTGGGCTGGGCGACATCGCCTACCGCTACGGCTACCAGCGTTTCGACAGCCAGATCATGCTCACGGTGATCGTCCTGCTGGTGGCCCTGGTGACCTTGATCCAGTTCAGCGGCGACCGGCTGGCGCGGGTGCTCAACAAGCGCTAG
- a CDS encoding efflux RND transporter periplasmic adaptor subunit, which yields MAGPRWKVVGVSLLFIALVGCGEDKPIEPTHPRVRVENVQSGEFAAAVNLTGDVQARIQTQLSFRVGGKIIQRLVDVGDHVSARQVLARLDPKDLQTNVDSAKAAVAAEQARVNQTSAAFVRQQKLLPKGYTSQSEYDSAQAALRGAQSSLAAANAQLANAREQLSYTDLVADAPGVITARQAEVGQVVQATAPIFGLARDGDRDAVFDVYESLFAQPGGQQPITVSLLDDPAIKTTGTVREVTPAVSAQTGTVRVKIALQGLPKGMDLGSVVNASLDGPGKTSVELPWSALTKDIEEPAVWVVGEGDKVSLRKVEVGRYLTAKVVIANGLNNGDRVVVAGGQLLHPDMQVEIAQERQP from the coding sequence ATGGCTGGTCCTCGTTGGAAGGTTGTAGGGGTTTCCCTCTTGTTCATCGCGCTGGTCGGGTGTGGCGAAGACAAGCCCATCGAACCGACGCACCCGCGCGTGCGCGTGGAAAATGTGCAGAGCGGTGAATTCGCCGCCGCCGTCAATCTGACTGGCGATGTGCAGGCTCGCATTCAGACCCAGCTGTCGTTCCGCGTTGGCGGCAAGATCATCCAGCGCCTGGTGGATGTGGGCGACCACGTCAGCGCGCGGCAAGTGCTGGCCCGCCTGGACCCCAAGGACCTGCAGACCAACGTCGATTCGGCCAAGGCGGCGGTGGCCGCCGAGCAGGCCCGGGTGAACCAGACTTCGGCGGCCTTCGTGCGCCAGCAGAAGCTGCTGCCCAAGGGCTACACCAGCCAGAGTGAATACGATTCCGCCCAGGCAGCATTGCGCGGGGCGCAGAGCTCGCTGGCGGCTGCCAACGCCCAGTTGGCCAATGCTCGCGAACAGTTGAGCTACACCGATCTGGTGGCCGATGCCCCGGGCGTGATCACCGCGCGCCAGGCCGAGGTGGGCCAGGTGGTCCAGGCCACTGCGCCGATCTTCGGTCTGGCCCGCGATGGCGACCGCGATGCGGTCTTCGACGTGTATGAATCGCTGTTCGCCCAGCCGGGCGGCCAGCAGCCGATCACCGTCAGCCTGCTCGACGATCCGGCGATCAAGACCACCGGCACCGTGCGCGAAGTCACCCCGGCGGTGTCCGCGCAGACCGGCACGGTACGGGTGAAGATCGCCTTGCAGGGCCTGCCCAAGGGCATGGATCTGGGGTCGGTGGTCAACGCCTCGCTCGATGGGCCGGGCAAGACCAGTGTCGAACTGCCGTGGTCGGCGCTGACCAAGGACATCGAAGAGCCTGCCGTGTGGGTAGTCGGGGAAGGCGACAAGGTCAGCCTGCGTAAGGTCGAGGTGGGCCGTTACCTGACGGCCAAGGTGGTGATCGCCAATGGCTTGAACAATGGCGACCGCGTGGTGGTGGCCGGGGGTCAGTTGTTGCACCCCGACATGCAGGTGGAAATTGCCCAGGAGCGTCAGCCATGA
- a CDS encoding LLM class flavin-dependent oxidoreductase, giving the protein MSKKQILLNAFNMNCVGHINHGLWTHPRDTSSQYKTLEYWTELASLLERGLFDGLFIADIVGVYDIYQDSVDVTLKESIQLPVNDPLLLVSAMAAVTRHLGFGLTANLTYEAPYLFARRLSTLDHLTRGRVGWNIVTGYLDSAAKAMGLTRQVEHDRRYDQADEYLEVLYKLWEGSWEDDAVVEDRERRIYAQPEKVHKVQHEGEFYRVQGYHLCEPSPQRTPLLFQAGSSARGLQFAGQHAECVFISGQNKQATRAQVDKVREAARAAGRDPQAVKVFMGLTVIVAATEAQAWAKYDEYLSYASAEAGVAHFAASTAIDFARYELDEPIQYVKGNAIESATKTLQNNDWTRRKLLDQHALGGRYITLVGDPEQVADELEAWIAETGLDGFNLTRTVTPESYADFIDLVIPVLQARGSYKSAYAPGTLREKVFGQGPGLPEGHAGFSYKRGA; this is encoded by the coding sequence ATGAGCAAGAAGCAGATCCTGCTCAACGCCTTCAACATGAACTGTGTGGGCCACATCAACCACGGCCTGTGGACCCATCCGCGCGACACTTCGAGCCAGTACAAGACCCTGGAATACTGGACCGAACTGGCTAGTTTGCTGGAGCGCGGCCTGTTCGATGGGCTGTTCATCGCCGACATCGTCGGGGTCTACGACATCTATCAGGATTCGGTCGACGTGACCTTGAAGGAGTCGATCCAGCTGCCGGTCAACGATCCGTTGCTGCTGGTGTCGGCCATGGCCGCGGTCACCCGCCACCTGGGCTTTGGCCTGACCGCCAACCTCACCTACGAAGCGCCCTATCTGTTCGCCCGACGCCTGTCCACGCTCGATCACCTGACCCGCGGTCGGGTGGGCTGGAACATCGTCACCGGCTACCTGGACAGTGCGGCCAAGGCCATGGGCCTGACCCGGCAGGTGGAGCACGACCGCCGTTACGATCAGGCAGACGAATACCTGGAGGTGCTCTACAAACTCTGGGAAGGCAGCTGGGAAGACGACGCCGTCGTCGAAGACCGCGAGCGGCGCATCTACGCTCAGCCGGAAAAGGTCCACAAGGTGCAGCATGAAGGCGAGTTCTACCGGGTCCAGGGTTACCACCTCTGTGAACCCTCGCCACAGCGCACACCGCTGCTGTTCCAGGCCGGCAGCTCGGCACGGGGCCTGCAGTTCGCTGGCCAGCATGCCGAATGCGTGTTCATCAGCGGACAGAACAAGCAGGCCACCCGCGCCCAGGTGGACAAGGTGCGCGAGGCCGCCCGTGCAGCCGGTCGCGATCCGCAGGCGGTGAAGGTCTTCATGGGCCTGACGGTCATCGTCGCTGCCACCGAGGCCCAGGCCTGGGCCAAGTATGACGAATACCTGAGCTATGCCAGCGCCGAGGCCGGCGTCGCCCACTTCGCCGCCTCCACCGCGATCGACTTTGCCCGCTACGAACTCGACGAGCCCATTCAGTACGTGAAGGGCAACGCCATCGAGTCGGCCACCAAGACCCTGCAGAACAACGACTGGACCCGCCGCAAACTGCTCGACCAGCACGCTCTGGGCGGGCGCTACATCACCTTGGTCGGCGACCCGGAACAGGTCGCCGACGAACTCGAAGCCTGGATCGCCGAGACCGGCCTGGACGGGTTCAACCTGACCCGCACGGTCACCCCGGAAAGCTACGCCGACTTCATTGACCTGGTGATACCGGTGCTGCAGGCGCGGGGTTCGTACAAGAGCGCCTACGCCCCCGGCACGTTGCGCGAAAAGGTCTTCGGCCAAGGCCCGGGATTGCCCGAAGGGCATGCCGGTTTCAGTTACAAGCGCGGTGCCTGA
- a CDS encoding efflux RND transporter permease subunit, producing the protein MKGSFNLSDWALKHQSFVWYLMFVGLLMGVFSYFNLGREEDPAFAIKTMVIQSRWPGATQDETLKQVTDRIEKKLEELDSLDYVKSYTRPGESTVFVYLRDTTSAKAIPEIWYQVRKKVDDIRGTFPQGLQGPSFNDEFGDVFGSIYAFTADGLSMRQLRDYVEQVRAEIRQVDNLGKVQLVGQQDEVIYLNFSTRKLAALGLDQQQVVGALQAQNAVTPAGVIEAGPERISVRTSGQFKSEKDLETVNLRLNDRFYRLTDIADIERGYKDPAAPMFRYNGQPAIGLAIAMKDGGNIQEFGTALHARMDELTAQLPVGVGVHKVSDQAEVVEKAVGGFTSALFEAVVIVLIVSFVSLGVRAGLVVACSIPLVLAMVFVFMEYSGITMQRISLGALIIALGLLVDDAMITVEMMVTRLEAGDSKEDAATFAYTSTAFPMLTGTLVTVAGFVPIGLNASSAGEYTFTLFAVIAVAMLVSWVVAVLFAPVIGVHILSKNVKPKPEQPGRVARWFHSGLLGCMRHRWLTIIGTLLLFAAALFCMRFVQNQFFPSSDRPEILVDLNLPQNASINETRQAVDRLEATLKDDPDIVRWSTYIGQGAIRFYLPLDQQLENPYYAQLVIVSKGLEERGALTERLKKRLRDDFVGIGTYVQALEMGPPVGRPIQYRVSGKDIDQVRKHAIELATLLDHNAHIGEMIYDWNEPGKVLRIDIAQDKARQLGLSSEDVAKLMNTIVTGSAVTQVNDDIYLVNVVGRANDAERGSPETLQNLQIVTPSGTSIPLLAFATVRYELEQPLVWRRDRLPTITLKAAVSDDIQPTDLVAQLKPEIEKFAAGLPVGYKVATGGTVEESGKAQGPIAKVVPLMLFLMATFLMIQLHSVQKMFLVASVAPLGIIGVVLALVPTGTPMGFVAILGILALIGIIIRNSVILVTQIDAYERDGYKPWDAVLEATEHRRRPILLTAAAASLGMIPIAREVFWGPMAYAMIGGIVVATLLTLLFLPALYVAWYRIKEGEGEGKEA; encoded by the coding sequence ATGAAGGGAAGTTTCAACCTGTCCGACTGGGCGCTCAAGCACCAGTCCTTCGTCTGGTACCTGATGTTCGTCGGCCTGCTGATGGGCGTGTTTTCCTATTTCAACCTGGGCCGTGAAGAAGACCCGGCGTTCGCCATCAAGACCATGGTCATCCAGAGCCGCTGGCCGGGCGCGACCCAGGACGAAACCCTCAAGCAGGTGACCGACCGCATCGAGAAGAAGCTCGAAGAGCTGGACTCGCTGGACTACGTGAAAAGCTACACACGCCCGGGCGAATCCACGGTGTTCGTGTACCTGCGCGACACCACCAGTGCCAAGGCGATTCCCGAGATCTGGTACCAGGTGCGCAAGAAGGTCGACGACATTCGCGGCACCTTCCCCCAAGGGTTGCAGGGGCCTTCGTTCAACGATGAATTCGGTGACGTGTTCGGCTCCATCTACGCCTTCACCGCCGATGGCCTGAGCATGCGTCAGCTGCGCGATTACGTGGAGCAGGTGCGTGCCGAGATTCGCCAGGTCGACAACCTGGGCAAGGTCCAGCTGGTGGGCCAGCAGGACGAAGTCATCTACCTGAATTTCTCCACGCGCAAACTCGCAGCGCTGGGCCTGGATCAGCAACAGGTGGTAGGGGCGTTGCAGGCGCAGAACGCGGTGACGCCGGCCGGTGTGATCGAGGCAGGGCCGGAGCGCATTTCGGTGCGAACCTCGGGGCAGTTCAAGTCGGAGAAAGACCTGGAAACGGTCAATCTCCGGCTTAACGACCGCTTCTATCGCCTGACCGACATCGCCGACATCGAACGGGGCTACAAGGACCCGGCCGCGCCGATGTTCCGCTACAACGGCCAGCCTGCCATCGGCCTGGCCATCGCCATGAAGGACGGCGGCAACATTCAGGAATTCGGTACCGCGCTGCATGCGCGCATGGACGAATTGACCGCGCAGCTGCCGGTAGGCGTGGGCGTGCACAAGGTGTCGGACCAGGCCGAGGTGGTCGAGAAGGCGGTCGGCGGGTTCACCAGCGCGCTGTTCGAGGCCGTGGTGATCGTGCTGATCGTCAGCTTCGTCAGCCTCGGCGTGCGCGCCGGTCTGGTCGTGGCCTGCTCGATTCCGTTGGTGCTGGCCATGGTCTTCGTGTTCATGGAGTACAGCGGCATCACCATGCAGCGTATTTCCCTGGGGGCGTTGATCATCGCCCTGGGCCTGCTGGTCGACGATGCGATGATCACCGTGGAGATGATGGTCACCCGCCTGGAGGCAGGTGACAGCAAGGAGGACGCGGCTACCTTCGCCTACACCTCCACCGCATTCCCGATGCTCACCGGCACCCTGGTCACCGTGGCGGGCTTCGTGCCGATCGGTTTGAACGCCAGCTCGGCAGGTGAGTACACCTTCACCCTGTTTGCCGTGATTGCGGTGGCCATGCTGGTGTCGTGGGTGGTGGCGGTGCTGTTTGCGCCGGTCATCGGCGTGCATATCCTGAGCAAGAACGTCAAACCCAAGCCGGAGCAACCCGGGCGCGTCGCACGCTGGTTCCACAGTGGGCTGCTGGGCTGCATGCGCCACCGTTGGTTGACGATCATCGGCACCTTGCTGCTGTTCGCCGCAGCGCTGTTCTGCATGCGCTTCGTGCAGAACCAGTTCTTCCCCTCGTCCGACCGGCCGGAAATTCTGGTGGACCTGAACCTGCCGCAGAACGCCTCGATCAACGAGACGCGCCAGGCGGTCGATCGCCTGGAAGCGACGCTCAAGGATGATCCGGACATCGTCCGCTGGAGCACCTACATCGGTCAGGGCGCGATCCGTTTCTATCTGCCCCTGGACCAGCAACTGGAGAACCCGTACTACGCCCAGCTGGTGATCGTCAGCAAGGGTCTGGAAGAACGCGGGGCCTTGACCGAGCGCCTGAAAAAGCGTCTGCGTGACGACTTCGTGGGCATCGGCACCTATGTCCAGGCGCTGGAAATGGGCCCACCCGTGGGGCGGCCGATCCAGTACCGGGTCAGCGGCAAGGACATCGATCAGGTGCGCAAGCACGCCATCGAGCTGGCCACCCTGCTGGACCATAACGCGCACATCGGTGAAATGATCTACGACTGGAACGAGCCGGGCAAAGTGCTGCGCATCGATATCGCCCAGGACAAGGCGCGGCAGCTGGGGTTGTCGTCCGAAGACGTGGCCAAGCTGATGAACACCATCGTGACGGGTTCGGCGGTGACTCAGGTCAACGACGATATCTACCTGGTCAACGTGGTAGGCCGGGCCAACGACGCCGAGCGCGGCTCGCCGGAAACCCTGCAGAACCTGCAGATCGTCACGCCCAGCGGCACGTCGATTCCGCTCTTGGCCTTCGCTACCGTGCGCTACGAGCTGGAGCAGCCGCTGGTGTGGCGGCGTGATCGTCTGCCGACCATCACCTTGAAGGCGGCGGTCAGCGACGATATCCAGCCGACCGACCTGGTGGCCCAGCTCAAGCCCGAGATCGAGAAATTCGCCGCAGGCCTGCCGGTGGGCTACAAGGTGGCCACTGGCGGTACGGTCGAGGAAAGCGGCAAGGCCCAGGGGCCGATCGCCAAGGTGGTGCCGTTGATGCTGTTCCTGATGGCGACCTTCCTGATGATTCAGCTGCACAGTGTGCAGAAGATGTTCCTGGTGGCCAGCGTGGCGCCGCTGGGCATCATCGGTGTGGTGTTGGCGTTGGTGCCGACCGGGACGCCCATGGGCTTCGTGGCGATCCTGGGGATTTTGGCCCTGATCGGTATCATCATCCGCAACTCGGTGATTCTGGTGACCCAGATCGATGCCTACGAGCGTGATGGCTACAAGCCGTGGGATGCGGTGCTGGAAGCGACCGAGCATCGGCGTCGGCCGATCCTGCTCACCGCAGCGGCGGCCAGTTTGGGCATGATTCCGATCGCCCGTGAAGTGTTCTGGGGGCCGATGGCCTACGCGATGATCGGCGGGATCGTGGTGGCGACCTTGCTGACCCTGTTGTTCCTGCCGGCGCTGTATGTGGCCTGGTATCGGATCAAGGAAGGTGAGGGCGAGGGGAAGGAGGCTTGA
- a CDS encoding alpha/beta hydrolase encodes MRNQSIRYLIVPGWQGSSDDHWQSHWQRSLPNSARVEQDDWLTPRREDWVAALDRAINASADPVILIAHSLGCVTVAHWSVNASLVSLRKVRGALLVAPADVERPACSPALRNFAPIPKHLLPFPSQVVGSDNDPAASAPRALQLARDWGAEAGILAGAGHINVKSGHQRWEQGFAYLYRLQSRMDQHTQLRA; translated from the coding sequence ATGCGCAATCAATCGATCCGCTATCTGATCGTGCCAGGGTGGCAGGGCTCGTCCGACGACCATTGGCAAAGCCACTGGCAACGAAGCCTGCCCAACAGCGCGCGGGTCGAGCAGGATGACTGGCTGACGCCACGGCGTGAAGATTGGGTTGCAGCCCTGGACCGTGCGATAAATGCCAGCGCCGATCCGGTGATTCTGATTGCCCATAGCCTGGGCTGCGTGACCGTCGCGCATTGGTCGGTCAACGCATCGCTGGTCTCGCTGCGCAAGGTTCGTGGGGCCTTGCTGGTGGCCCCGGCGGACGTGGAGCGGCCCGCCTGCTCGCCGGCCCTGCGCAACTTTGCACCGATCCCCAAGCACCTGTTGCCGTTCCCCAGCCAAGTAGTGGGCTCGGACAACGATCCGGCTGCCAGTGCCCCACGGGCCTTGCAACTGGCCCGCGACTGGGGGGCCGAGGCAGGCATCCTGGCGGGTGCCGGACACATCAACGTCAAGTCCGGGCACCAGCGCTGGGAACAAGGTTTCGCCTACCTGTACCGCCTGCAAAGCCGCATGGACCAGCACACCCAGCTGCGCGCCTGA
- a CDS encoding methionine ABC transporter ATP-binding protein: MPTTNVQRRLADTAGLARQPAEPLELHPQLANSLVRFIGVGKTYEGAQGPVQALQGIDLTIERGEVFGIIGRSGAGKSSLIRTINRLEQPSSGRVLINQVDIGDFNEDQLVALRRRIGMIFQHFNLMSAKTVWQNVELPLKVAGVPQAERWRKVGELLELVGLQGKRDTYPAQLSGGQKQRVGIARALVHDPQILLCDEATSALDPETTESILALLRDINRRLGLTIILITHEMAVIRAICDRVVVLEGGQVAEQGPVWQVFGDPRHEVSRTLLAPLQQGLPDELRARLRSTATPDAALVLRLRVTGAQAGEADLSSLFNLLGGQVSLLQGGIERIQGRALGSLVVAVSNSPHDREHLLQRARQWAQQVEELGYVV, from the coding sequence ATGCCCACCACCAATGTCCAACGCCGGCTGGCCGATACCGCCGGCCTTGCCCGGCAGCCTGCCGAACCCCTGGAGCTGCACCCGCAACTGGCCAACAGCCTGGTGCGCTTCATCGGCGTCGGCAAGACCTATGAGGGCGCGCAGGGTCCGGTGCAGGCCTTGCAAGGTATCGACCTGACCATCGAGCGCGGCGAAGTGTTCGGCATCATCGGCCGCAGCGGCGCCGGCAAGTCGTCGCTGATCCGCACCATCAACCGGCTGGAACAGCCCAGCAGTGGACGGGTGCTGATCAACCAAGTGGACATCGGCGATTTCAACGAAGATCAATTGGTGGCGCTGCGGCGACGCATCGGCATGATCTTCCAGCACTTCAATCTGATGTCGGCGAAAACGGTGTGGCAGAACGTCGAGCTGCCGCTCAAGGTCGCCGGCGTGCCCCAGGCCGAGCGCTGGCGCAAGGTCGGTGAACTGCTGGAACTGGTCGGCCTGCAGGGCAAACGCGATACGTACCCGGCGCAGTTGTCCGGCGGGCAGAAGCAGCGTGTCGGCATCGCCCGGGCGCTGGTTCACGACCCGCAGATCCTGCTGTGCGACGAAGCCACCTCGGCGCTGGATCCGGAAACCACCGAATCGATTCTGGCGCTGCTGCGCGATATCAACCGGCGCCTGGGGCTGACGATCATTCTGATCACCCACGAAATGGCCGTGATCCGTGCCATCTGCGACCGCGTGGTGGTGCTCGAAGGAGGTCAGGTGGCGGAACAGGGACCGGTGTGGCAGGTCTTCGGCGACCCTCGGCACGAGGTCAGCCGCACCTTGCTTGCGCCTTTGCAACAGGGTCTGCCCGACGAGTTGCGGGCTCGGCTGCGCAGCACGGCGACACCCGATGCCGCATTGGTGTTGCGCCTGCGCGTGACCGGGGCACAGGCCGGCGAAGCGGACCTGTCCTCGTTGTTCAACCTGCTGGGCGGGCAGGTCAGCCTGCTGCAGGGCGGGATCGAACGCATTCAAGGGCGGGCGCTGGGCAGCCTGGTCGTGGCGGTGAGCAATTCGCCCCATGACCGTGAGCATCTGCTGCAACGCGCCCGGCAATGGGCACAACAGGTAGAGGAGCTGGGCTATGTGGTTTGA